CTGCCCCTCTCCCGTCTCCGACTGCTACCAAAAACCTATGACGAAAGCCATTAAGAAgttaaaatatcttttttgcTTAAGAACAAAATCATCTCCTCATCTGCAAGCTGCGGATCTCCCCCAACCAACCAAGAAACCCAAAAAAGAATGAGAAGAGACGGTGCCCACCCCcttcttcccctcctcctcctcctgtttCTCGCCCTAATACTCCCGTCATCTCACGCCCAATCGGGATCCTCCCGCCCGGGAACCGACAACTACAATTGCGCAGCCGAGAAGTCCGTCTACCCATGCCGCGGCTTCACCTGCATAGCCAACCGGTCGGTGTATCCGTGCCGCGCCTACGCCCTGTACCGCGCTAGCGGCGGGGACGACCTGGCCTCGGTCAGCGACCTCTTCGGCGTGAGCACCCTATCGATCGCCCGGGCCAGCAACATCACCGACAACTCCACCGCCGTCCTCAGCTCCGGCCAGCCCCTTCTCGTCCCCCTCATCTGCTCCTGCGTCGACAACCACTCATACGCCCTCGTCGATTACCAGATCAAAGGCGGCGACACCTTCTACATCCTCTCCACCACCAACTTCCAGAACCTCACAGGCTACCAGGCCGTCGAACTCGTCAACCCCACCCTCGTCCCCACCAACCTCTCCATCGGCGTCATCACCGTCTTCCCCATCTTCTGCCAGTGCCCCAATAACACCAATACCCTCATCAACGACAACAGCAGCACCACCGTCAGTATCGTCAGCTACGTCTTCCAGCCCTCCGATTCCTACTCCTCCATCGCATCAAATTTCGGGACCACCGTCCAGTCTCTGATCTCGCTCAACGGCGCGGAGACAGCCGTCGAGGCTTTCTCTGTGATTCTAATTCCCGTTTCCAAGTTCCCTCCCCCGCTGCTGCTATCGAACTCGTCCTCCCCTTCGCCTTCGCCTTCgcccccaccaccaccatccTCCACCGTCGTCGAGAAGAGGGATAGGACGGGAGTCATCGTGGGGTTAGCAGTCGGCATGGGACTCTTCGCAATCTTGCTCGCGTTGGTCTTGGTGCTGTTTTTaggggaaagaaagaagaggaggagagaagcgAGAAAGAGAAAGGGGGATGTTGGGTGGAATAATAAGGGAAGTGGGGAGAGGAGGTTTGCGAGGAGTGGGTCGGATGTGAAGCTGATGACGGACATCTCGGAGTTGCTGGACAAGTACAAGCTTTACCAGATCGAGGAGCTGCGCCGGGCCACGTCTGATTTCGATTATAGCTGTCTGATCCAGGGAACGGTGTACAAGGGGACGATCGATGGGGAGGTGTTCGCCATCAAGAAGATGAAGTGGAACGCCTGCGAAGAGCTCAAGATCTTGCAGAAGGTACTTAGATATTCTTTTATTTAGACCTGATTTTCAAGTATATTCACAGTTAGTTTAATTAATAGGTACTCTCAGTAATCACTTTTGTATCTATCTACTTCTCGGTAGGAAAAGGTCTTGGATTCAAATTGGACCGAGTTAACACGCCAATTCCCATCATCCGTCACCTACTAGACTTTttggtagtttttttttttttttttttactataatAGATGGCTCATACAATCCTAATATGAATACATTTCAAAAGGTCAAAATGTAAGCTTTCTTTCACCAGTTTAGAGAACCCTCCCCTACTCGGTCCACAACAATATTGGGTAGCTTGTTTTAGAAGACAAAAAATATCTGCTCTTTCTAGTAGGCCTCCCAAATCATCAGCTCGTTTCTCTACCTTTGCTGGAGTTGATACGGCAGGCATATGATGAAATCCATagttactttggaatctaatcAAACATAGTCAATTAAGTATGATCGATGATGACTTCAgccattttgatttttctttgtttgcttgttttagattgattttttttttaattagtttaTGCTTGCTTGTTAAGGTGTCCTCAGTCGAGTACTCAATTAGAAAGTAAGCATTTGTGTGAGTCTCTAAACATTAATTGTGTTAGCTAAGCAACTATATTTGTCTCTTACATATAATTTCCCTCGCACGACTTATTGCTGTCCACGCTTCCGCCTAACTTTTCATCCTACAATTAACATAGTCATCTCTTTACTGGCTCAGTGCATGACAAGTCATCTTCCATTCATTGACAAATGTGTCTTTGGCTTTAATCCACATCTGATATTATATCTGTACAGTCTTGATGCCCATAGTCAGCCAAGAGTCCTGCAGAATAAAGTTTAGCCTATGGGCTCCTTCCTGCCATTTTacaaataaattattcaaaaaGATCGAGAGACGATTACAATTATTCCAACTAGACACTGAAGCATTGGCTTAATGCAGTTGGTTCCGAGCACCGTCTTTCTAGATGCACTACGTTTGGAACTTTTAGCACCCTTGAACAGCCTATTAAAATCAATCCACTGACCCAAATATACAAAAGCTAATCACGGGCTATGATGATGCCCATTGAAAATGATGTTAAGTAGCGGAATCATTACAAAAGGTGAAATGAATGCCCCAAGCGAACAAGGCCTGACTTGGTCAGCCTTCGATTTCCTTCATCACCGGTCACGGATGGAAgtgtaataaaatattattgacAATCAGGTGAACCACACCAACCTGGTGAAGCTGGAAGGCTTTTGCATCGACCCGGAGGATGGCACCTGCTACCTGGTGTACGAGTACGTGGCGAACGGCTCCCTCCACTCGTGGCTCCACGACGCCGCCCCCACCCGCCGGCTCGACTGGCGCTCCCGCCTCCGCATCGCCCTCGACCTCGCCCACGGCCTCCAGTACATCCACGAGCACACCTGGCCCCGCGTCGTCCACAAAGACATCAAGAGCAGCAATGTGCTGTTGGACTCAAAGCTCCACGCCAAGATCGCCAACTTCGGCCTCGCCAAGACCGGCATCAACGCGGTCACCACCCACATCGTCGGCACCCAGGGCTACATCGCCCCCGAGTACCTCGCCGACGGGCTGGTCACCACCAAGATGGACGTGTTCGCCTACGGGGTGGTGCTGTTGGAGCTGATCTCGGGGAAGGAGGCGGTAAGCGAGGAGGGGGAGGCCCTGTGGGTGGAGGCGGAGGTGGTGTTCCAGAGGACGGAGGCGAATGTGATCGCCTGGATGGATCCGGTGTTGAGGGAGCAGTCCTGCCCCATCGACACTGTGGTGACCGTGCTGAACGTGGCCAAGGCGTGCCTGCAGCGGGATCCGTCTAAGCGGCCGACCATGGTGGACGTGGCCTATACCCTGTCCAAGGCCGACGAGCAGTTCTCGGATTACTCCGGGGATGGACTCTCGGTTGGGAGCGAAGATGTCTCGGTCCTGGCGAGGTGAAGCGACCCCGACTGGGGTGGGCGCTCCCTTCCTGCACCTGCTTGCCACTCCCGAGGGCAAAATAAACTAATTGGTACCTACTTAGTGCTTGTTATAATGGTTATGCTGAGTCCCGAGGGGTCAGCTCCTTTTTATGTTTCTAGTCTTATGTTGGTTTTcgagaaaaataaaaggggaCCCTGCCATCATGCAAGAATGATTTCCAGTGC
Above is a window of Phoenix dactylifera cultivar Barhee BC4 unplaced genomic scaffold, palm_55x_up_171113_PBpolish2nd_filt_p 000750F, whole genome shotgun sequence DNA encoding:
- the LOC103699281 gene encoding serine/threonine receptor-like kinase NFP; protein product: MRRDGAHPLLPLLLLLFLALILPSSHAQSGSSRPGTDNYNCAAEKSVYPCRGFTCIANRSVYPCRAYALYRASGGDDLASVSDLFGVSTLSIARASNITDNSTAVLSSGQPLLVPLICSCVDNHSYALVDYQIKGGDTFYILSTTNFQNLTGYQAVELVNPTLVPTNLSIGVITVFPIFCQCPNNTNTLINDNSSTTVSIVSYVFQPSDSYSSIASNFGTTVQSLISLNGAETAVEAFSVILIPVSKFPPPLLLSNSSSPSPSPSPPPPPSSTVVEKRDRTGVIVGLAVGMGLFAILLALVLVLFLGERKKRRREARKRKGDVGWNNKGSGERRFARSGSDVKLMTDISELLDKYKLYQIEELRRATSDFDYSCLIQGTVYKGTIDGEVFAIKKMKWNACEELKILQKVNHTNLVKLEGFCIDPEDGTCYLVYEYVANGSLHSWLHDAAPTRRLDWRSRLRIALDLAHGLQYIHEHTWPRVVHKDIKSSNVLLDSKLHAKIANFGLAKTGINAVTTHIVGTQGYIAPEYLADGLVTTKMDVFAYGVVLLELISGKEAVSEEGEALWVEAEVVFQRTEANVIAWMDPVLREQSCPIDTVVTVLNVAKACLQRDPSKRPTMVDVAYTLSKADEQFSDYSGDGLSVGSEDVSVLAR